The Helianthus annuus cultivar XRQ/B chromosome 16, HanXRQr2.0-SUNRISE, whole genome shotgun sequence genome includes a window with the following:
- the LOC110917400 gene encoding homeobox-leucine zipper protein REVOLUTA-like, translated as MTWRVIHSLPHSDIFGSWVQEALNISKLLEQEDQGHTKIQIVSPSSSEAQKHLMDLKSLSMVSPREGKAISFIKEEVMPGPASVGIFTISQSCSGVAARACGLVSLEPTKILEILKDRPSWHHDCWNLEVFTTFPAGNGGTIKLVYTQIFAPTTLAPARDFWTLRYPTSLENGSLVIQTVKTTTWAPTSSGQAPLPNFKIIFISQI; from the exons ATGACTTGGAGAG TGATTCATAGTTTACCACATTCTGACATATTCGGTTCATGGGTTCAAGAAG CATTGAATATTTCT AAACTgcttgaacaagaagatcaaGGCCATACCAAAATTCAGATTGTGTCGCCTTCCTCTTCCGAAGCCCAAAAGCACTTGATGGACTTGAAGTCGTTGTCAATGGTGTCACCTCGTGAAGGAAAAGCAATTAGCTTCATAAAGGAAGAAG TGATG cCTGGTCCGGCTTCGGTTGGGATCTTTACGATTTCACAGAGTTGTAGTGGAGTAGCTGCTAGAGCCTGCGGTCTTGTAAGTTTGGAGCCGACAAAG ATTTTAGAGATTCTTAAAGATCGCCCTTCTTGGCACCACGATTGCTGGAACCTTGAAGTTTTTACAACGTTTCCTGCTGGAAATGGCGGAACAATTAAACTTGTATATACACAG ATTTTTGCTCCAACAACACTTGCTCCTGCGCGGGATTTCTGGACCTTAAGATACCCTACAAGTTTAGAAAACGGAAGTCTTGTG ATTCAAACTGTAAAGACAACTACTTGGGCACCAACTTCTTCAGGTCAAGCTCCGTTACCAAActttaaaatcatttttatttcacAAATATAA